A stretch of the Comamonas testosteroni TK102 genome encodes the following:
- a CDS encoding IclR family transcriptional regulator domain-containing protein — MQDKNFVESLRKGLGVLTCFDRRHTRLTLSEVARLTQSTPASARRSLSTLVQLGYLESDGKLFWMQPKSLLIAYSFLSSRPMPALAQPLLDALSERTRESASLGTLLEDDAIIIGRSTARRSLSTGLGIGSRLPVYCSAIGRTLLSGLSQHEARARLEMIERVALTPQTVTDLEELLGLLETCRQSGWSCSDGELELGVRSMAAPVRDPQGNTIAAMSIAVRAERLSMSEFKETFLMPLKRARNELEKKLYPQGL, encoded by the coding sequence ATGCAGGACAAGAACTTTGTGGAATCGCTGCGCAAGGGATTGGGCGTACTGACTTGCTTTGACCGTCGGCATACCCGGCTCACGCTGTCGGAAGTGGCCAGGCTCACGCAGTCCACGCCAGCATCAGCCAGACGTTCGCTCAGCACACTGGTACAGCTCGGCTATTTAGAGAGTGACGGAAAGCTGTTTTGGATGCAGCCCAAGTCACTGCTGATCGCCTATTCATTTCTGTCATCGCGCCCTATGCCTGCGTTGGCTCAGCCTTTACTGGATGCACTGTCGGAGCGCACCAGGGAATCCGCTTCGCTTGGTACTTTGTTGGAGGACGATGCCATCATCATTGGGCGTTCGACCGCTCGGCGCAGCTTGAGCACGGGTCTAGGAATAGGATCCAGGTTGCCGGTGTACTGTTCTGCGATTGGTCGGACGCTGCTGTCAGGACTGTCTCAACATGAGGCGCGTGCAAGGTTGGAGATGATCGAGCGCGTGGCTCTGACCCCTCAGACGGTGACTGACTTGGAGGAGCTGCTAGGTCTGCTTGAAACTTGTCGGCAATCAGGGTGGTCATGCAGCGACGGAGAGCTGGAGCTGGGGGTGCGCTCTATGGCAGCGCCGGTGCGCGACCCTCAAGGCAACACTATTGCTGCCATGAGCATTGCAGTCAGGGCCGAGAGACTCAGCATGAGCGAGTTCAAAGAGACCTTTTTGATGCCGCTGAAGCGCGCTCGCAATGAGTTGGAAAAAAAGCTATATCCACAAGGGTTGTAG
- a CDS encoding Bug family tripartite tricarboxylate transporter substrate binding protein encodes MRNASIRRREALIGIAAAVAATGSLAQSNQPLKIVVPFSAGGTADVLPRLVAEKIRADYAGGVIIENKPGAGGNIGADLVFRAPPDGMTVLASPPGPIAINHNLYQKLSFDPTRWVPVTILATVPNVLVINPKLPIKSLGEFIAYAKANPKKVTVATQGDGSTSHLTAAMFMQLTGVELTVIPYKGTAPALIDLIGGNVDVFFDNISSSATYHQAGKVRILAVADEQRSQILPQVPTFAEQQWPAMQAVTFFSVVAPPGTSSEIAQKLQKQMALALSSNDIRKHFQEQGAVPCGWDPTKTAQFIRQETEKWKKVLKAANVKL; translated from the coding sequence ATGCGCAACGCATCCATTCGCAGACGCGAAGCATTGATCGGCATTGCCGCTGCGGTCGCTGCAACAGGTAGCCTGGCTCAGTCAAATCAACCTCTCAAGATCGTCGTGCCTTTCTCAGCCGGAGGTACCGCCGATGTACTGCCGCGCCTAGTAGCCGAAAAAATCCGCGCGGACTACGCAGGTGGCGTGATCATTGAAAACAAGCCCGGGGCTGGTGGAAACATCGGTGCCGATCTAGTGTTCCGGGCACCGCCGGACGGAATGACTGTGCTGGCCTCCCCTCCGGGGCCCATCGCCATCAACCACAACCTCTATCAGAAGCTCAGCTTTGACCCGACTCGCTGGGTACCGGTGACGATTTTGGCCACAGTGCCTAACGTCTTAGTCATCAACCCCAAGTTACCGATTAAGTCACTTGGCGAGTTCATTGCATACGCAAAAGCCAACCCCAAAAAAGTGACTGTGGCGACGCAAGGCGACGGCTCTACATCCCACCTGACTGCAGCCATGTTCATGCAGCTGACTGGTGTTGAGTTAACCGTCATTCCCTACAAGGGAACAGCCCCAGCACTGATCGACCTGATCGGCGGCAATGTGGATGTGTTTTTCGACAACATCAGCTCATCGGCAACTTACCACCAAGCCGGCAAGGTGCGCATTCTGGCCGTTGCCGACGAGCAGCGCTCTCAAATATTGCCCCAGGTCCCCACCTTCGCGGAGCAGCAGTGGCCAGCCATGCAAGCCGTGACGTTCTTTTCTGTCGTCGCGCCCCCAGGCACGAGCTCAGAAATCGCTCAGAAGCTTCAGAAGCAGATGGCTCTGGCTCTGTCATCGAACGACATCCGCAAGCACTTTCAGGAACAGGGCGCCGTGCCCTGCGGCTGGGATCCCACCAAGACTGCTCAGTTCATCCGTCAGGAAACCGAGAAGTGGAAGAAGGTGCTGAAGGCCGCCAACGTCAAGCTCTAA